The proteins below are encoded in one region of Chitinophagales bacterium:
- the dnaE gene encoding DNA polymerase III subunit alpha produces the protein MPDFCHLHCHTQYSLLDGAADISTLIDKAVAEEMKAIAITDHGNMFGVFEFVKEANKKNILPVVGCEFYLVPDHHKKELISGFGNDEDGTRGKKSFHQILLAKNEVGYKNLMKLCSIGFMEGYYYNPRIDIALIKQHHEGLIASTCCLAGIIPQYILYKSEEDAEKIFVQWLDVFGEDYYVELQRHGIPEQDKVNQVLLRFARKYRVKVIATNDSHYVNREDAEAQDILLCLQTNRLLNDQNRMRFSNDQFFFKSKLQMEECFRDIPEALDNTMEVVSKIEKLDLRKNILLPNFPLPEGFSSNQEFLEHLAWQGARNRYNEGNDKVRERLNYELQIIKTTGFAGYFLIVQDFINAARELGVWVGPGRGSAAGSAVAYCIGITNVDPLKYNLLFERFLNPERISMPDMDIDFDDVGRQKVIDYVVKKYGQNQVAQIITFGTMGPKTGVRDVARVLGLPLTESNRIAKLIPEMPGMTFERAFSEVRELSEMRNSPEMLIKKTLKIAQTLEGCTRHHGIHAAGIIIAPTDIREYVPVIHSKDSELLVTQYEGKLIEDAGLLKMDFLGLRTLSILKDAIAGIQLNHNITIDLENIPLDDAKTFELFQRAETIGIFQFESAGMRKYLKDLKCTHIEDLIAMNALYRPGPMNNIPEFIERKHGRKKISYPHPLLEDILKPTYGIMVYQEQIMQVAQVMADYTLGSADLLRKAMGKKILSEMQKQRIVFVEGAKKKRIDPKAADEIFTTMEKFAEYGFNRSHSAGYAIIAYQTAYLKANYPAEFMAATLSNYMGSTDNIQHYLNEAKRMQIKTLGPDINESDVKFTANKKGEIRFSLLAIKRMGEAAGCAIVEERKKGAFKNIFDLTKRVSLRALNKKGLEALAMAGAFDCFENTHRAQYFTIMGGENISVIEKAIKIGNSEQIKPDLNIQSLFSDFIHSEMAIPSLPKIEKWSPIEKLGKEKEVTGVYLSGHPLEDYKLEIENFCSCSLNELESYKNQEVAIAGVITSVEQKMNKYGKPFCVFSAEDFSGSSEMVLHGEDYLRSKYLIEKGNLLFIKGKYQLRYAGDDRYELKISSMQLLQEVREKLTKKITLDIGLSDISDDLILKMENWFNHYKGNYPFSIRINDAVDNFSLCFNAQKGGVNLSEEFMSEIRSCPQLDIKLN, from the coding sequence ATGCCCGATTTCTGCCACTTACATTGCCACACACAATATTCTCTTCTTGACGGAGCAGCAGATATTTCCACTCTTATAGATAAGGCTGTGGCTGAGGAAATGAAAGCTATTGCCATTACCGATCACGGTAATATGTTTGGTGTTTTCGAATTTGTAAAAGAAGCAAACAAAAAAAATATTCTGCCTGTTGTTGGTTGCGAATTTTATCTGGTGCCCGACCATCATAAAAAAGAATTGATAAGTGGCTTTGGAAACGATGAAGACGGAACCCGAGGTAAAAAATCATTTCATCAGATACTCTTAGCAAAGAATGAGGTAGGCTATAAAAACCTGATGAAGTTATGCTCAATTGGTTTTATGGAGGGGTATTATTACAATCCCAGAATTGACATCGCGCTAATTAAGCAACACCATGAAGGTTTGATAGCTTCTACCTGTTGTCTTGCAGGAATTATTCCGCAATACATATTATATAAAAGTGAAGAAGATGCTGAAAAGATTTTTGTTCAATGGCTGGATGTTTTTGGTGAAGATTATTATGTGGAATTACAACGCCACGGTATTCCAGAACAGGATAAGGTAAACCAAGTGCTGCTGCGCTTTGCAAGAAAATATAGGGTTAAGGTAATAGCTACCAATGATTCACACTACGTTAACCGGGAAGATGCAGAAGCCCAGGATATACTATTGTGTCTTCAGACCAATAGGTTACTTAATGACCAGAATCGGATGCGTTTTTCCAACGACCAGTTTTTCTTTAAATCAAAACTGCAAATGGAAGAATGTTTCCGGGATATTCCGGAAGCACTGGACAATACCATGGAAGTAGTTTCGAAAATCGAGAAGCTGGATCTGAGAAAAAATATATTACTTCCAAATTTTCCCTTACCTGAAGGTTTTTCTTCCAATCAGGAATTCCTTGAACATCTTGCATGGCAAGGAGCCAGGAACCGTTATAATGAAGGGAATGACAAGGTGAGAGAACGCTTGAATTATGAGTTGCAAATTATTAAAACTACCGGCTTTGCGGGTTATTTTCTTATAGTACAGGATTTTATAAATGCAGCACGTGAGCTTGGTGTGTGGGTTGGCCCCGGCCGGGGATCCGCTGCAGGTTCAGCAGTAGCTTATTGCATAGGAATTACAAATGTAGATCCGCTGAAATATAACCTGCTGTTTGAAAGATTTTTAAATCCCGAACGAATATCAATGCCCGATATGGATATTGATTTTGACGATGTGGGCCGGCAAAAGGTAATTGATTATGTGGTTAAAAAATATGGGCAGAACCAGGTAGCTCAAATCATCACATTCGGTACTATGGGGCCAAAAACCGGAGTGCGAGATGTAGCAAGAGTGCTGGGCTTGCCACTGACTGAATCAAACAGGATTGCCAAACTTATTCCGGAAATGCCGGGAATGACTTTCGAGCGTGCTTTCTCTGAAGTAAGGGAATTATCGGAAATGCGCAATAGCCCTGAAATGCTCATAAAAAAAACACTTAAAATTGCTCAAACTTTGGAGGGATGCACGCGTCATCATGGTATTCACGCTGCCGGAATCATCATTGCACCCACAGATATACGGGAATATGTGCCCGTTATCCATTCCAAGGATTCCGAACTGCTGGTAACCCAGTATGAGGGTAAATTAATTGAAGATGCAGGTTTGCTGAAGATGGATTTCCTTGGCCTTAGAACCTTATCTATTCTTAAAGATGCTATTGCAGGTATTCAGCTGAATCATAACATTACAATTGACCTTGAAAATATTCCACTTGATGATGCTAAAACTTTTGAGCTTTTTCAAAGAGCAGAAACCATAGGAATATTTCAATTTGAATCGGCAGGTATGCGCAAATACCTGAAGGATCTTAAATGTACCCACATTGAAGATCTTATTGCAATGAACGCATTATACCGCCCGGGGCCAATGAATAATATTCCGGAATTTATAGAGCGAAAACATGGAAGGAAAAAAATCTCGTACCCACATCCATTGCTGGAAGATATTCTTAAGCCTACTTATGGCATAATGGTGTATCAGGAGCAGATTATGCAGGTGGCACAGGTTATGGCAGATTACACCCTGGGGTCTGCGGATCTGTTGCGGAAAGCAATGGGTAAGAAAATTCTTTCAGAAATGCAAAAGCAACGGATCGTTTTCGTAGAGGGTGCAAAGAAAAAAAGAATCGATCCAAAAGCGGCAGATGAGATATTTACTACCATGGAAAAGTTTGCAGAATACGGTTTTAACCGTTCCCATTCTGCCGGGTATGCAATCATTGCTTATCAGACTGCTTATCTTAAAGCAAACTATCCCGCTGAGTTCATGGCTGCCACGCTTTCAAATTACATGGGCTCTACAGATAATATACAGCATTATTTGAATGAGGCTAAAAGAATGCAAATCAAAACCCTTGGACCTGACATAAATGAAAGCGATGTAAAATTTACAGCAAATAAAAAAGGAGAAATCCGTTTTTCCCTGTTAGCAATCAAGCGTATGGGAGAGGCTGCAGGCTGCGCAATTGTTGAGGAAAGAAAAAAAGGTGCATTTAAAAATATATTTGATTTAACTAAGCGGGTCAGCTTGCGGGCATTGAATAAAAAAGGGTTGGAAGCTTTGGCAATGGCAGGCGCTTTCGATTGTTTTGAGAACACACACCGGGCTCAATATTTTACGATAATGGGAGGTGAAAATATTTCAGTGATTGAAAAAGCAATCAAGATTGGTAATAGCGAACAAATAAAACCTGATTTGAATATTCAATCACTTTTTAGTGATTTCATCCATAGTGAAATGGCAATACCGTCTTTGCCGAAAATAGAAAAGTGGTCCCCTATTGAAAAGCTTGGGAAGGAAAAAGAGGTAACCGGTGTGTACCTGTCTGGTCATCCTCTGGAGGATTACAAACTCGAGATTGAAAACTTTTGTTCCTGCTCTCTGAATGAATTGGAAAGCTACAAGAACCAGGAAGTAGCCATTGCAGGTGTGATAACTTCTGTAGAACAAAAGATGAATAAATATGGTAAACCCTTTTGTGTTTTTAGTGCAGAAGATTTTAGTGGTTCATCGGAAATGGTACTCCATGGAGAAGACTATTTAAGGTCTAAATATCTTATTGAAAAAGGTAATTTACTTTTTATAAAGGGTAAATACCAGCTCCGGTATGCAGGAGACGACCGGTATGAATTAAAGATCTCATCTATGCAGCTGCTTCAGGAAGTGCGTGAAAAATTAACAAAAAAAATAACTCTCGACATTGGCCTGTCAGATATTTCAGATGATCTGATTTTAAAAATGGAAAACTGGTTTAATCATTACAAGGGAAATTATCCATTTTCCATCCGGATAAATGATGCGGTTGATAACTTTTCTCTTTGTTTCAACGCACAGAAGGGAGGCGTAAACCTTAGTGAGGAATTTATGAGCGAAATCAGAAGTTGTCCTCAGTTGGATATTAAGTTAAATTGA
- a CDS encoding translation initiation factor, which produces MSNKNKGLRGIVYSTLPDFNYIKDEKPASSTLPGAQQQLRVRVEKNHRGGKTVTIVDGFVGSVSDLEALGKMLKIKCGTGGSVKDGLILIQGEHRDRLLKILIEMKYKAK; this is translated from the coding sequence ATGTCCAATAAAAATAAAGGCTTGCGCGGAATTGTTTATTCTACGCTGCCGGATTTCAACTATATAAAAGACGAAAAGCCTGCTTCTTCAACCTTGCCTGGTGCACAGCAACAACTTCGTGTTCGGGTTGAAAAAAATCATCGTGGAGGAAAAACAGTTACCATCGTTGATGGTTTTGTTGGAAGCGTTTCCGATTTAGAGGCACTTGGAAAAATGCTTAAAATCAAATGTGGAACAGGCGGAAGTGTGAAGGATGGATTGATCCTGATTCAGGGTGAACATAGGGACAGGTTGCTTAAAATTTTGATAGAAATGAAATACAAAGCAAAATAA
- the nadC gene encoding carboxylating nicotinate-nucleotide diphosphorylase, with product MNWEEFITQSLYEDVRDGDHTSLSCIPLEATGQAQLIIKDQGIIAGMELAKMIFTHIDPSIKFISFIEDGSEVDKTQIAFELSGNARKILMGERLVLNCMQRMSGIATLTKKFVQEIAGFPAKILDTRKTTPLFREAEKWAVRIGGGYNHRFGLFDMILIKDNHIDYAGGIINAIESVKKYLTEEKLDLRVEIEARSLEDVVLILKSGGIDRIMLDNFNMEELKEAVACINQQISVEVSGGVNLDTVRNIAATGVDYISVGALTHSYHSIDLSLKAKIL from the coding sequence GTGAATTGGGAAGAATTTATAACACAATCATTATATGAAGACGTGAGGGATGGAGATCACACCTCCCTTTCATGTATTCCTTTAGAGGCAACGGGACAAGCTCAATTAATTATTAAAGACCAGGGAATTATTGCCGGAATGGAATTGGCAAAAATGATCTTTACTCACATTGATCCCTCCATAAAATTTATTTCCTTTATTGAAGATGGATCGGAGGTAGATAAAACACAGATTGCATTTGAACTGAGCGGAAATGCCAGGAAAATTTTAATGGGCGAACGGCTTGTTCTTAATTGCATGCAGCGAATGAGCGGCATAGCAACGCTTACAAAAAAATTTGTACAAGAAATAGCAGGCTTTCCTGCCAAAATCCTGGACACCAGAAAAACCACACCCCTTTTCCGTGAGGCAGAAAAATGGGCCGTACGTATTGGCGGCGGATACAACCATCGCTTTGGATTATTTGATATGATACTTATTAAAGATAACCATATCGACTATGCTGGTGGAATTATAAATGCCATTGAATCTGTTAAAAAATATCTTACCGAAGAAAAGCTGGATTTACGGGTGGAAATAGAGGCCCGCTCTTTAGAAGATGTAGTCTTGATATTAAAATCCGGTGGGATTGATCGGATTATGCTGGATAATTTTAATATGGAAGAACTTAAGGAAGCTGTTGCCTGCATCAATCAACAGATATCCGTAGAAGTTTCCGGCGGAGTGAATCTAGATACGGTCCGGAATATAGCTGCTACTGGCGTTGATTATATCTCAGTAGGTGCGCTCACACATTCCTACCATAGCATTGACCTGAGCTTGAAAGCAAAGATATTATAG
- a CDS encoding DUF4783 domain-containing protein gives MKRILLVLLIITPLITLSKNDILDTIATAIRSANSRELSKYFDATVEITIVNNESVYSNAQAEMVLRDFFLKNSVQSFEIIHRGTSGEGSSYGVGTLKTSNQIYRVYFLVRQRDNTQYIRELRFEKQ, from the coding sequence ATGAAAAGGATATTACTCGTTTTATTAATAATCACTCCATTAATTACATTATCAAAGAACGATATTCTCGATACTATTGCTACTGCAATACGTTCTGCCAATTCAAGAGAATTATCTAAATATTTCGATGCTACAGTTGAAATTACTATCGTTAATAATGAATCAGTTTACAGCAATGCTCAGGCTGAAATGGTATTGAGGGATTTTTTCTTAAAAAATTCAGTTCAATCATTTGAGATTATCCATCGTGGAACTTCGGGAGAGGGTTCTTCTTATGGAGTGGGCACTTTGAAAACATCAAACCAGATTTATCGCGTATATTTTTTGGTAAGGCAGCGGGATAATACACAGTATATTCGGGAACTGCGATTTGAAAAACAGTGA
- a CDS encoding 2,3-bisphosphoglycerate-independent phosphoglycerate mutase gives MKRKVMLIIMDGWGHGLHPASDAIYQANVPFIKSLYSKYPHCELITCGEAVGLPHGQMGNSEVGHMNIGAGRVVYQELMRINNEIEKKQLHNNPSLINAMEYARNNNKSLHFIGLVSDGGVHSHINHLKALCDIAKEYRLSKVYIHAFTDGRDTDPNSGYEFISDLEQHLRHSAGEIVSVIGRYYAMDRDNRWQRIKLAYDLLVNGEGKRTENILESISESYSEGITDEFIKPIIKTDNELNHVKTIKDGDAVICFNFRTDRCREITRALTQQDFPEFGMKAMILNYTTMTVYDHVYQNVNNIFSNEDLNNTLGEILALHGLSQIRIAETEKYPHVTFFFNGGREKPFEGEHRFMVPSPKVATYDLKPEMSALEVRDCVIGKIEELQSPFICVNFANPDMVGHSGVMKAVKSAVETVDKCVEEVVEAALKRDYVILITSDHGNADYMINEDGSANTAHSLNPVPLFLLDRNYLPQLANGKLADIAPTILALMGIESPEEMTGNILIHPIINIYK, from the coding sequence ATGAAGAGGAAAGTAATGTTAATTATTATGGATGGATGGGGACATGGCTTACATCCTGCAAGTGATGCAATTTACCAGGCAAATGTTCCTTTTATAAAAAGCCTGTATTCAAAATATCCGCATTGTGAGCTTATAACATGCGGTGAAGCAGTTGGTTTACCACATGGTCAAATGGGTAATTCAGAGGTGGGTCATATGAACATAGGAGCAGGTCGCGTGGTTTACCAGGAATTGATGCGCATCAATAACGAGATTGAAAAAAAGCAACTGCATAACAATCCATCCTTAATTAATGCAATGGAATATGCAAGGAATAACAACAAATCTCTACATTTCATTGGCCTCGTTTCAGATGGTGGTGTACATTCCCATATTAATCATTTAAAGGCGCTGTGCGACATAGCTAAAGAATATAGGTTATCGAAAGTGTACATTCATGCATTTACAGACGGTCGTGATACTGATCCTAACAGTGGCTATGAATTTATATCAGATTTGGAACAACACCTCCGGCATTCTGCGGGAGAGATCGTTTCTGTTATAGGCAGATATTACGCGATGGATCGTGATAACCGGTGGCAAAGAATAAAGCTTGCTTATGACCTGTTAGTAAATGGTGAAGGAAAAAGGACTGAAAATATTTTGGAATCAATTTCAGAATCTTACAGTGAAGGAATAACGGATGAGTTTATTAAACCCATAATAAAGACGGATAATGAATTAAACCATGTTAAAACAATAAAAGATGGCGATGCAGTAATCTGCTTTAATTTCCGAACAGACCGGTGCAGGGAGATTACACGCGCTTTAACGCAGCAGGATTTTCCTGAGTTCGGTATGAAAGCGATGATATTGAATTATACTACGATGACCGTTTATGATCATGTTTATCAAAACGTAAATAATATTTTTTCAAATGAAGACTTAAATAATACGCTGGGTGAGATACTTGCCCTACATGGTCTTTCACAGATTCGTATAGCAGAAACGGAGAAATATCCGCATGTAACATTTTTTTTTAATGGTGGCAGAGAAAAACCTTTTGAGGGTGAGCATCGTTTTATGGTTCCTTCTCCTAAAGTTGCAACCTACGATCTAAAGCCTGAGATGAGTGCTTTGGAAGTGAGAGATTGTGTAATCGGTAAAATTGAGGAATTGCAGTCCCCTTTCATTTGTGTTAATTTTGCGAACCCTGATATGGTAGGTCATTCAGGGGTAATGAAAGCTGTAAAATCAGCTGTAGAAACGGTAGATAAGTGTGTGGAAGAAGTAGTAGAAGCGGCATTGAAGCGTGATTATGTGATTTTAATTACTTCAGACCATGGAAATGCAGATTACATGATTAATGAGGATGGATCTGCTAATACAGCTCATTCGTTAAACCCCGTTCCGCTCTTTCTATTGGATAGAAATTATTTACCTCAGTTAGCAAATGGAAAACTTGCAGACATTGCTCCGACTATTTTAGCATTGATGGGAATAGAGAGTCCTGAGGAGATGACAGGAAATATCTTAATCCATCCCATAATAAACATATACAAATAA
- a CDS encoding C40 family peptidase: protein MNFGIGDLSVIPLREQPSEKSEMVSQLLFGEVFEILENREKWTKVHTYSDNYIGWINEKQYQPISSTVYKELTSMPVICSLLPLALARSENKNIYISMGSSLPFFNNNKFMINEEIFQLEEMTLQTEMNNESICALALCFLNAPYLWGGRSIFGVDCSGLINVVYKMAGIRLKRDAWQQSEEGILLSFIEETRPGDIAFFHNEDGKVIHAGIILEDQRIIHASGCVRIDQIDHFGIYNQTQKKYTHQLRLLRRVSIA from the coding sequence TTGAACTTTGGCATTGGGGATTTATCTGTAATTCCACTTAGAGAGCAACCATCAGAAAAGAGTGAAATGGTTAGCCAGCTTCTTTTTGGTGAGGTTTTCGAAATACTTGAAAATAGAGAGAAATGGACTAAAGTTCATACTTACAGCGATAATTATATTGGATGGATCAATGAAAAGCAATATCAGCCCATTTCTTCAACCGTTTATAAAGAGCTTACTTCAATGCCGGTTATTTGTAGCTTATTGCCTTTAGCTCTGGCCAGAAGTGAAAACAAAAACATATATATTTCAATGGGAAGCTCACTTCCTTTCTTCAACAATAATAAGTTCATGATTAATGAAGAAATTTTTCAGTTGGAGGAAATGACATTGCAGACCGAAATGAATAACGAAAGTATATGCGCTTTGGCTTTGTGTTTTTTAAATGCTCCATATCTATGGGGAGGAAGATCCATTTTTGGAGTCGACTGTTCGGGACTCATTAATGTAGTATATAAAATGGCAGGCATTAGATTAAAGCGGGATGCTTGGCAGCAAAGTGAAGAGGGCATTTTGCTAAGCTTTATAGAGGAAACCAGACCCGGAGATATCGCTTTTTTTCATAACGAAGATGGAAAAGTTATCCATGCAGGTATTATACTGGAAGATCAGCGTATTATTCATGCATCAGGTTGCGTGCGTATCGATCAGATCGATCACTTCGGGATTTATAATCAAACACAAAAAAAATATACTCACCAGCTCCGACTGCTGCGTAGAGTATCGATTGCATAA
- a CDS encoding NAD(P)H-hydrate dehydratase, whose amino-acid sequence MIPILSAQQVRAADQYTIAHEPVKSINLMERAAQAFVNAYIEYYSPDSPVIIFCGYGNNGGDALAIGRLLHIKNYKVSIYILANKQNYSDQFSENLIRIKNIMPGMEHYLAEEQDFPVINDNAVVIDGLFGSGLNKKITGIANSLITYLNKQDALKVAIDIPSGLFADEASTGNKFNADHTIAFQVPKLSFLFPENYQSVGHWEKVDIGLNKSFIQSLPCNNFILEKTDVKKYIRVRKEFDHKGTYGHALIHAGNTGKMGAAILCAQACVHTGAGLTTVHIPHMESFALNVSIPEAMTLEYPILEPDLAIDLTRYSAVAIGPGIGIEVLQKDFLLSLLKQVTVPLVLDADALNILSQETNSLSLLPANSIITPHLKEFERLAGETSDWLDRHQLQVELSAKHSIFIILKGAYTCITTPGGRSYFNPTGNPGMAKGGSGDVLTGIIVSLLAQHYTPQEASLTGVYLHGLAGDIAAKKTSVYSLLPTNIIQCIGDAYNHILYD is encoded by the coding sequence TTGATTCCAATTCTCTCCGCACAGCAGGTTCGTGCTGCTGATCAATATACTATAGCGCATGAACCTGTAAAAAGCATTAATTTAATGGAGCGTGCTGCGCAGGCCTTTGTTAATGCATACATTGAATATTATTCTCCCGATTCTCCGGTAATTATCTTTTGTGGCTATGGTAATAATGGAGGTGATGCTTTGGCAATTGGCCGATTGCTCCATATCAAAAACTACAAGGTGAGCATTTATATCCTGGCCAATAAGCAAAATTATTCTGATCAATTTTCAGAGAACCTGATCCGGATAAAAAACATAATGCCAGGTATGGAGCATTACCTGGCAGAAGAACAGGATTTTCCGGTAATAAATGACAATGCCGTTGTAATTGACGGGTTGTTTGGTTCAGGGCTGAATAAAAAAATAACCGGAATTGCGAATTCATTAATAACATATTTAAACAAACAAGATGCACTTAAAGTAGCCATAGATATTCCAAGCGGGTTGTTTGCTGACGAAGCCTCAACAGGTAATAAATTTAATGCTGATCATACTATTGCTTTTCAAGTCCCGAAACTTTCATTTCTATTTCCTGAAAATTACCAATCAGTAGGCCACTGGGAAAAGGTGGATATCGGTTTAAATAAATCTTTCATTCAATCACTTCCCTGCAATAATTTTATACTGGAAAAAACGGATGTAAAAAAATATATAAGGGTTCGAAAAGAATTTGATCATAAAGGCACATATGGTCATGCTTTGATTCATGCAGGTAATACAGGTAAAATGGGTGCCGCCATTCTATGCGCACAGGCATGCGTCCATACCGGTGCCGGATTGACGACCGTTCACATTCCTCATATGGAATCGTTCGCATTAAATGTTTCCATACCGGAAGCAATGACCCTGGAATACCCAATACTGGAACCCGATCTCGCTATCGATCTGACCAGGTATTCTGCAGTTGCCATTGGGCCTGGTATTGGAATAGAGGTTTTACAGAAAGACTTTTTATTATCACTCTTAAAGCAAGTTACAGTGCCTTTAGTTTTGGATGCAGATGCCCTCAACATTCTTTCACAGGAAACTAATAGTCTAAGCCTGCTTCCTGCAAATTCCATTATTACACCTCATCTGAAAGAGTTTGAACGGTTGGCCGGGGAAACTTCAGATTGGCTTGATCGTCATCAATTGCAAGTGGAACTGTCAGCGAAGCATTCGATATTTATAATCCTGAAAGGAGCGTATACCTGCATCACAACACCAGGTGGCAGGAGTTACTTTAATCCTACGGGAAATCCAGGAATGGCAAAGGGGGGAAGCGGGGATGTACTTACCGGGATAATTGTTTCTTTATTGGCCCAGCATTATACACCGCAGGAAGCAAGTTTAACGGGCGTTTACCTGCACGGATTAGCTGGTGATATAGCAGCAAAAAAAACATCTGTTTATTCGCTGCTTCCTACCAACATTATACAGTGTATAGGTGATGCTTATAACCATATACTGTATGATTAG
- the purB gene encoding adenylosuccinate lyase has product MNLSPLTAISPIDGRYREKISILDQYFSEYALIRYRVYVEIEYFISLIELGLPQLYSFDRNKYLELRSLYKDFNEADAIRIKEIERTTNHDVKAVEYFLREKFQSLEFNPYVEFIHFGLTSQDINNTAIPLSLKEFIDSHFLPLLSQITEKVKERGLQWKDIPMLAHTHGQPASPTLLGKEFFVFVERLIEQKRQLQAVPFSAKFGGATGNMNAHYVAYPEMDWVAFANNFTENILGLKRSQYTTQIEHYDNLAALFDSLKRINTILLDFCRDLWMYISMEYFAQKIKEGEVGSSAMPHKVNPIDFENAEGNLQVANSMYEFFSAKLPISRLQRDLTDSTVLRNMGVPVAHTMIAFYSILKGVDKLILDEGKLKEDLERNWSVVAEAIQTILRRECYPDPYGKLKELTRKNERITSREILAFIESLDIDDEVKQELKEITPFNYTGKFVV; this is encoded by the coding sequence ATGAATTTGTCGCCACTCACTGCAATCTCTCCTATTGATGGCAGGTATCGCGAAAAGATTTCCATCCTCGATCAGTATTTTTCTGAATATGCTTTAATAAGATATCGTGTATATGTCGAGATAGAATATTTTATTTCATTGATAGAATTGGGTTTGCCACAGCTTTATTCTTTTGATAGGAATAAATATTTGGAGCTACGTTCTCTTTATAAAGATTTTAATGAAGCAGATGCAATCCGCATAAAGGAAATTGAAAGAACAACGAATCATGATGTTAAAGCAGTAGAATATTTCCTCCGGGAAAAATTTCAATCATTGGAGTTCAATCCATACGTCGAATTTATCCATTTCGGGTTAACATCCCAGGATATAAATAATACTGCTATACCGCTTTCGCTCAAAGAATTTATTGATAGCCATTTCCTGCCATTACTATCTCAAATTACAGAGAAAGTAAAAGAAAGGGGTTTACAATGGAAAGATATTCCTATGCTGGCTCATACCCACGGACAACCTGCGTCGCCTACCTTATTGGGCAAAGAATTTTTTGTTTTTGTGGAGCGGCTCATAGAGCAGAAAAGACAGTTACAGGCTGTTCCGTTCTCTGCCAAGTTTGGAGGCGCTACAGGTAATATGAATGCACATTATGTTGCGTATCCTGAAATGGACTGGGTTGCGTTTGCAAACAACTTTACAGAGAATATATTAGGCTTAAAGCGCTCACAATACACCACTCAGATCGAGCATTACGATAACCTCGCTGCACTTTTTGATTCTTTGAAAAGGATCAATACCATTTTATTAGATTTTTGCCGCGACCTTTGGATGTACATATCGATGGAATATTTCGCACAAAAAATAAAGGAAGGTGAAGTGGGATCTTCGGCAATGCCTCATAAGGTGAATCCTATAGATTTTGAAAATGCCGAAGGAAATTTGCAGGTAGCAAATTCCATGTACGAATTTTTTTCAGCCAAGCTGCCGATTTCACGGCTTCAGCGGGATCTTACCGATTCAACTGTCCTTCGAAATATGGGTGTGCCTGTAGCACACACCATGATTGCCTTTTATTCAATACTAAAAGGGGTGGATAAACTGATTTTGGACGAAGGAAAACTGAAGGAAGATCTGGAACGAAACTGGTCCGTTGTTGCAGAGGCAATTCAAACAATTTTGCGGCGCGAATGTTACCCGGATCCTTACGGAAAACTTAAAGAATTAACGCGAAAAAATGAAAGAATCACTTCACGGGAAATATTAGCATTCATTGAATCACTCGACATTGATGATGAGGTTAAACAAGAATTAAAAGAAATAACACCATTTAATTACACAGGCAAGTTTGTGGTTTAA